A genomic region of Dreissena polymorpha isolate Duluth1 chromosome 4, UMN_Dpol_1.0, whole genome shotgun sequence contains the following coding sequences:
- the LOC127876950 gene encoding uncharacterized protein LOC127876950 translates to MNNMLGTIVLLLSCILRCLHGFPNGPPRSTCTNGLPMHSASGRLIEPQNGTCPYIITINATSYKPGDTISIRIHSLKGVSFKGIFLQMRPLPRTDGKGYIDQPMGTYYRSVENVKLINCGPSLDTITHKDAFSKLEAKFEWRAPLLAKNDVEIRATILKDFATYWTDVKSKRIRLVHDANTVLPVEKLEKPWVKEIIRTIKARDDVNTRRQLVKARFEKGFKNSVDPHGYIMVSYVNDMLPYEDKFQHRTLPATERNASESKTNETFVRSISTDANEFDASSAQGAVGVDVPVGVRVVHGNASLSEYDTCLRSVLKGDNSVLYRLSELVDLKT, encoded by the coding sequence ATGAATAACATGCTCGGGACCATTGTTCTCTTGTTATCGTGCATTTTACGATGTTTACACGGATTTCCAAACGGGCCACCGCGGTCGACATGTACAAACGGTCTCCCGATGCATTCTGCTTCAGGACGCTTAATCGAACCTCAAAACGGAACATGTCCTTACATAATTACGATCAACGCAACATCGTATAAGCCCGGAGACACCATCTCTATTCGGATCCATAGCTTAAAGGGCGTTTCTTTCAAAGGGATATTCCTACAAATGCGACCACTTCCCCGGACTGACGGAAAGGGGTACATTGATCAACCCATGGGCACATACTACAGATCTGTCGAGAACGTGAAACTCATCAACTGCGGACCTTCATTGGACACGATCACTCACAAAGACGCGTTTTCCAAACTGGAAGCGAAATTTGAATGGAGAGCCCCCCTATTAGCCAAAAACGACGTAGAAATAAGAGCAACGATTCTGAAAGACTTTGCAACGTACTGGACGGACGTCAAGTCGAAACGCATACGCCTGGTTCATGATGCCAACACTGTACTTCCGGTTGAAAAGCTCGAGAAACCATGGGTGAAAGAGATTATAAGAACAATAAAAGCCCGTGATGACGTTAATACAAGAAGACAACTGGTAAAGGCGCGCTTCGAAAAGGGATTCAAAAACAGCGTGGATCCACATGGATATATCATGGTAAGCTACGTTAACGACATGCTCCCATACGAAGACAAGTTTCAACATCGAACATTGCCTGCAACGGAAAGAAACGCTAGCGAGTCGAAAACAAACGAGACTTTTGTCCGGTCAATATCGACCGACGCCAACGAATTTGACGCCTCGTCGGCCCAGGGGGCGGTTGGAGTAGACGTGCCTGTGGGTGTGCGGGTGGTGCATGGGAACGCCAGCCTGTCAGAGTACGACACCTGCTTGAGATCTGTACTAAAGGGCGACAACTCTGTACTTTATAGGCTCAGTGAGTTAGTGGACTTGAAGACCTAA